A region from the Aerosakkonema funiforme FACHB-1375 genome encodes:
- a CDS encoding ChaB family protein — protein MSQKQLQDLPSEVQQQLNQGAQQIFLAAYNSASEDGMSEEAAMNVAWNSVKQEYEPGEDGQWRPKPEDSHQHHKSVTSGGN, from the coding sequence ATGTCTCAAAAACAACTACAAGATTTACCTTCGGAAGTACAACAACAGCTAAATCAAGGTGCCCAGCAAATTTTTCTGGCAGCATACAATAGCGCCAGTGAAGACGGTATGAGCGAAGAAGCCGCTATGAATGTTGCTTGGAACAGCGTCAAGCAAGAATACGAACCAGGTGAAGATGGGCAATGGCGTCCCAAGCCAGAAGATAGCCACCAACACCATAAATCTGTCACTTCAGGCGGCAATTAA
- a CDS encoding SRPBCC family protein, producing MTTTNTTNQQETSGNVTDAERWTSLIGGGALVLYGLSQRSLRGALMAVAGGGLVYRGVTAQTGIQEATGMNQSIKVEKTVTINKSPEELYRFWHNFENLPRFMKHLKHVKVYDEKRSHWIASAPMGNSVEWDAEIINDQQNKLIAWASVEGADIDNSGFVRFQPAPADRGTEVKVVMEYNPPGGVLGSAIAKLFGEEPEQQIGDDLRRFKQLMEAGEIATTEGQTSCRQ from the coding sequence ATGACGACAACAAATACTACCAACCAACAGGAAACGTCTGGCAACGTCACTGATGCAGAGCGTTGGACATCGTTAATCGGTGGTGGCGCACTCGTACTTTACGGTTTGTCGCAACGCTCTCTTAGAGGTGCGTTAATGGCAGTTGCTGGTGGGGGTTTAGTTTATCGCGGCGTAACCGCACAAACGGGTATTCAGGAAGCAACAGGCATGAATCAAAGCATTAAAGTTGAAAAGACGGTAACTATCAATAAATCGCCTGAAGAACTCTATCGCTTCTGGCACAATTTTGAGAATTTGCCTCGCTTTATGAAGCATCTAAAACACGTAAAAGTATACGATGAAAAACGCTCCCACTGGATTGCCAGCGCACCTATGGGTAATAGCGTGGAATGGGATGCAGAAATCATCAACGACCAACAAAACAAGTTAATTGCCTGGGCTTCAGTTGAAGGTGCAGATATCGATAATTCCGGTTTTGTGCGCTTTCAACCCGCACCTGCCGATCGCGGTACTGAAGTGAAAGTTGTGATGGAATACAATCCGCCTGGTGGTGTGCTGGGATCTGCGATCGCCAAACTTTTCGGTGAAGAACCGGAACAGCAAATCGGAGACGATCTGCGCCGCTTTAAGCAATTGATGGAAGCTGGTGAAATTGCCACCACAGAAGGTCAAACTTCTTGTCGTCAGTAA